accaatcccaggaagggattcgtgtgtttgttgtagtccaagaaaagagatttacgttggggACGATAACTTCGATAatttgcgtcatcgtttactttaaggtatgtaacttttgcatatcattCACATATTAATACACACCTACAAACCAAATGAAATTTGAAATTGTGAAttggataattggtgctctttaacaaaAAATGACACGTGTTAAATAGCACaacacaaaaaatgtgtaaaaaatgaacacaagACAAGCAATAGTCGTCATTTTACCATCTAACTGCTATAAACCTGGTCTGGCTATAAGTAATCCAATTCTAGccaaaataaccttgaatttgtctacatgttgtttttgttaaattaacTTGTGAGACATTTCATCATGTAAGATTACAAGATCGCAACAGTAATAAAGGTGTAtggtttaattaattttattcatttttgggctatggttagacgtctattGTATTTTTACTGACAGCCCacattttgccttgttttagacTAGACGTCTGAGCTGTGTTTGGACAGCTATTAGAAATAAATGCGAAATTGCTTGCTACGGTTGTACTGAAGATCAACATCTCGGTCTTGTTTCAGTCTCGCACGTATCTGAACTCAGTCTTGTATTGATTTCTTAGACTAGGACGACATGGGACTTGCAGAGAAAACACTAAACTGCAatgtctgatttatttttttatttttgaacgCAAAACTGTTTCGCTTCATCCATCATCCACTGCAGATGATGTCGTCAAGTCAGCTcccctacactctcagaaaaaaggttcACAAGGTGTCATTGGGGTTATGACCTTTTAAATATAcgtttgtacctaaagagtgcaacTCAAAGGTACATATGTGTAATAGATGTACTTATCTTTACATATATAGGCTACAGGACCTCTTAAAAGAGTACCGTGCAGCTTATGTGCCTGCTCTACTAAACTACacacttttatatattttgcaatGAATGTAAAATGAGCTGATTGATTTGGATgatcaaaatgttttatggagTAAATGAATACTGTTtcctaaaaaaattaagtaaggTCAATGTTACATCATACAGAAACACTAAgcatttaaactatttgaggATTTCTAATCTTAAAAAACCAAGTGCTTTCTCGAAGCAAATGGATGGCTCAAAGTGGAAAGTAATTTCCCACTGGATCTATCTGAATGACCCTACAGTGCCTCAGTTGCATATATAATATGTGCTGGCACACCTTTCGAAGAACGCTTTAAAGAATTGTGTGCCATCATCCAATAATTATATCCATAAAATTTCACATCCAATATCCAGCCAAAAATTGCAGTCACATATTTTGTACATGTGCAAAAAAATGAATGCAAAggggaaatataaaaaaaataaaccttAAAATCTTATTCTATGCCTAAATTCTAGCCCATGACAATTTAAATGTGTTGTAAAAATGCCTTTCTGAATAATATCTcattatatgttaaaaaaacaGGTCATCACATTGTCTATACTCTTGAGGGTGAGACTCAGATGTGTAAGAAGTAAAATCCGCAGCATGAAAGGATCCTGACCAGACCAAAAcataaaactttaatttttatataaaaaaggaACACAAGGTCACAAAATAGATTCAACCTCAGCCTTGTTCATGTCTTCTGTTACTGCCATTTTATGGGACCAAgaaagcaccccagaaaaacCACAGCAAAGAAGATACacaaaactgtttaaaaaaaaagtttgtcaaaATTGGCCTTTTAAATTTCTAGTAAACACATTTACCCTTTAAAATTCATAACACTTGTATTCATCTGCGAAGATTAACTTGTTAGACAAAACGTGTAAgtgtcttttattttattttattaaacgcAGTGCTGGGAACGCAGGGAAACACTAGCGGCCTTTTTTTCCGAAGAAACCAGTGTCCCACTAACTTCCAGGTTGGCCTAAAAAATTCCTCCGGCACTCTATTACCAGACCATTTATAGACTACAAGAGGAGTACACACTGCTCCCAAAATAGATTTACCTTATTGCAAAAAAGTGATTTTTCAAAAAGATCTTTCAGACAGACAAATCTGTCTTTAATGAAATTTCATATACCTAATGCTGGGTTAATGTCTATAAGCGCAACATTTGTTACAAAATTTCCGGGTTAACAATGCAATTGCTTTTCGTTTGTTCAACCTTCTATTCGTGTAAAGATTTTAAACAGATTAGTAGTCTGCAAGCAAACAGTATAGGGTTTCCCAGactaaagtgcatttttaagttgcatttatttaaaaacatcttgcactcacatatcttaaaatatatcagtgccattgttttgtctcaagatgcacaccaataTTTGTTATAGGGTAtgttttgtaaaaactacttaaatgtcctaatataactaaggcctagtcctggattaatttaaaccctgtccgggaaactgcccctaaatcTTTCAACTATTACTCTCTATGTGCAAAATCTCCAAGTGGACGCTAATGCCATTTGGTTTGCCAAAGAGAGCTCCATTTAATCAAAGTATATAAATAACTTAAATGAGGTACTATTCACATTTAAAATACTCGCCTGGGGGTGGTAGTAAACAGTCTGACAAACAAGCATTGATATGCACCTCGCCCACAACCCTAAATCTTCCAACACAGTAGAGATCCCAAAATGTATGGATTTGATCCACAGTAGATATCATTTGCCACTTTACTTCAatatgaaaataacaaattacccatgccttgaaaaatattcaaggGCATCATAAAGAACTAgattatataagaatattttCCTCATTATCCAGTGCAGCCAGTGCCTTAAAATCTCACATTGGGTAGAAAATTAAAGAATAAAAATGAGTCTTGTCAAAACGCTATGGTCCACTAGCAAAGTAATATCTGATACGTACTCATCCTTTAAAGAAGTAATTATTTCTCAGTACGAGCTGTCATTCAATCTTGTATTGTAGCATTATTGATGATGTTGTTAGATGATCACACTCTGATGGTCACATTAGATTAGATACACATTTAACTATTTATCATCCAATTACATGGGCGGTGTTGGATGACTTCAAAGTGATTGCTTATGATGTACCACCATCAAAGATGTGCAGGAAGAAAAAACACAGAGACTTCAAATGGCCTTTAATGGGTCTGGAAGCACAAACAATATTCAAGCGAGACCCTTTCAGAAATGAAAAAGCTTAAGCATTTAGATATGATGTATTTATACTACAATTTGAGCAGTGACGCTGATTTGAGTCATAGCAGATGTGCAGGAATACTCCATTGTGCATTTGTGTGTTGTTCAAAAACTTGATGTAGGCGTTAACTGTTCATTGCAAATTATGCAGAATGAACCACTTGTTGATTCACTCAAGCAGTATAAATATAAAGCGTGAAACGTTAAAAATAATTGCATTATGTACATTTTCCCTTTGCGGATATTCCAATATTTTCCCTTATTAAAACTTTTTCCAAGAAATCATTACAGTAGATAGAAATGCATAAGCAGCAAATTTAAATTCATAAAATGCAATCTGAATATCTCTGTTCATTGACTGaggttaaaaaagtaaattccTGATCCATGAAATAGCTGAATGTGTTAAACATATTTGTTCCCTGATAATTGCAATACATATTTTTCAAGCCTCATTGGCACtctctttaattaaaaatgtgccAAAAAAAAATCACGTCCTGATTTCATCGTGGCATCGGCTTTGTTCCAGGGCTATCTTGACTGGATCTTGCCTCTTATTTTTTGGGATGCTGTTGTAACAAACATAACATTAGATTActgttaaaatactttttaatggcattaaagggatatttactttttttgaaaatatgctcattctccagctcctctagagttaaacattagatttttacagttttggaatccattcagctgatctccgagtttggcgctagcacttttagcataacttagcacaatccatttaatctgattagatcgttagcatcgcgcaaaaaaaataacttaaaagtttcaatatttttctatttaaaacttgactcttctttagtaacattgtgtactaagactgatggaaaatgtaaagttgtgattttctaggcagatttggctaggaactatagatattttcatcggacgcacgtgatacacgtctggatccgaaccttacttccggtttcgtttttttaatggtctgactagttgctaaactgatctcttgaacaaatgcctcgtcgaaaataacaaatgttttggtttcctaggtaatctatgtgttgttttgtttgcttgttatataaataaactatgtttaaagaatttgttgttatttattattagcggagtttaccggaagttacgtgcggaccgcgacagcggcttgtttatgttgttaccgctgaaacggtctatactttcaaactggcgtaataaccGTGATTTTGCTGAGGTagcatggctgcagcaggcatagtgatattacgcactgatggaaaatagtccccttggttattttcaatagcaggggactattttcgggcagtgcgtaatatcagtACGCCTGCTGCGGCCATGTTACATCATCAAAGTCCTGGATTATTgggccagtttgagagtatagttcctagccatatctgcctagaaaatcacaacttttaattttccttcggtcttagtacacaatgtaactacagaagagtcaagttttaaataggaaaaatattaaaactctttggttattttttagcgtgatgctactggtctaatcagattcaatggattgtgctaagctatgctaaaagtgctaccgccagacccagagatcagctgaatggattccaaaacggtaagaatcaaatgtttaactctagggtagctgaaaatgagcatattttccaaaaaagtgcagTGTCTCTTCAGTATTTGGATATTATTAAATACACCATAAAATTGGCATAGAACGAAGTACTCCATGCACCTCATGCACTATATTCCAAGTCTACAAACAGTTTTTGCTGTAATATTTTCACGTTTTGCACATAAAAAGAGGACTACTAAATCACTTACTGGCTAAATAATACCAGAATTTTATTTTAGGATGAACTGTTCCTTTAGGGTTTCACAGTTCACTGATCGGTTGATAAGTAGCGACGCACAACCGCTTAAAAAGCCCATTGTCAAGATGTGGCAAATTGAGATTCACCACGTAAAGCAATTCAATAAATGCTGTGAACATTAGCATATTGAGTAACTAACAAAAACCTGACAGCACTTAACCTCGCCAAAGTGCACATAATTaacttgtgtttttaaagtgaactaaaGATCTGGATCTCTCAGAAGAAAGCCGCGTGCCAAGACCTAATGGAATTTTCGCCTTCAGAGCTTATGTCATCTTAAATTAAAACACACCACAAATCACAAAGCCTCTTTTGTAATGTTTCATATGGGTACTGGATGGAAAGTCCGGATTTCAATTCCATTTTCTTCAGTTGAGCGACAAAGCGCATCTCTGGGATCAGGAAAGCCATGCACAACGATGGCAGTGAATTGTTGATGGTGTGCTCTTACCAGTGAGACTGGATTATCACACATTCATAATAAAAGGGCACGCAGTATACCCACTGTACAGCTCTTTTCAGACTGAGCTGAACCACCTCTGCTCTCTAATAACTTTTGGCCTGCATCGGTGTGATATCAAAAACTGGATGCAGCAGAGCAAACCAGGGTTTCCCAAGAGACTGAACACAGCAGAAGCACTGTGGCGGCCACCCGCACCCCTACCGCTCACCTCACAAATATGGGAATAATTGCCGTACCAAAGTCAATTTGGCTTTATTTCTCGGACCCTGTTTTGCCATGCACTTAAAAGAGCTCTTCGAGATGGATCACTGAATTTTATGGACTGAAATCATCTCAGTGTTGACACAGGCTTTAAGAAATGGCATTTTATTTCAGGGaataaaactatttatttgtagaAGCAccattaaatgtttaaaagcaCCTGTGAGCAATAACCGAGATGGTATAGTTAGTAATACTGGACACGATTATCGATAACGCTCGAGTATGGAGACGATGACCTTGGTCATAAAGATAAGCCACAGGCTATGTATACAGAAAGTACCTTGTAAACAGATCTATTTAGGATCAGTGATATATGAACTATATGTCTATTTGCAGTGTGCATGACCATCCGGACATGTATATGTGAACAACACGTATTTGTTTATGTAGGAGAATGTAGGGAGCCAACAgctgaattaaaaaaataactcgctgcaaaataaaactttgatcATATTTGTGTAATTTCAAAACTTAGTTTTTCTATGCAATTATTGGAGACGAGAGCTTCAAAAAGCACCATAAAAGAACAATAAAAGTAGTTCACATGACTCAAGCGCAACAACGTTCCCGGTCTTTTAAAGCTTTCCGAGTCTTAAGATAGCTTTGTGTGCCGAAATGTACGTTAAAAGTAAAACTTTTCTTTTAaggtttaattaaaaaaaggagATGTGTGCAtgtaatttgtgtttttaaatactTACAGCAGCATTAAGGGCTTGGTCTAAATCTGCAATAATATCGTCTTCATCCTCAAGGCCCACAGAGAGACGAATGAGAGTATCGTTAATACCCAGCTCCTTCCTCTCTTCCTCACACACTGAAGCATGAGTCATAATGgcactaaaaaaaaaagaagtgcATTGCGAATATGGATGCAACATTCCCAGTACTGTTTAATGAAACCTTGTGTTGTCCAGGGCAATTATAGTGACAGCAGACTTGTAAGGTACGCAAGAAAGTTTTAGTGACAGAAGATTAAGTGAATTACTTGAACTGCAATTGCTTTATAGGCCATTGGTTATTAAATGCATTACCTTGAGCTTTGTATTTATATTGAAGGCCGGATTCTATAGCTAAAATATATGATTTATTCTTTCCTACTGAATACATGACGCAAAGCGCTCCAACAACAGCAGTGTTGCTTCTGTAATTCCCAGTTACTGGAACATTAAAGCACTCACGCCCCCTTGTGTTCATATGATATAAAGCCAACTCAAGTTTTTTTGACTCATTCACAGATacttataaatgtaaataaaacaagcaaaggtGTACAAAAACGATTATCCTTTTACCTTaactatattattatattttacaatTAACTATACTGTACTATGCTATACTATAATTATTTTAGTATGAGTATTCATTATTAAGGGGACAAATAAATATGTACTGTGTACTAGGTAGTGAGTGTTCAGTACTTACGGATGCTCAGCTAGACTCTCGTAACCACCGAGACTTTCAGCAAGTGCAAACAGCTGAAATGCAGAACACAAAAGAgattttcaaacaaaaaaatccaaCAATATGTATCTGATCTGCCTCGCAAAACAGTTTTACAGTAAATGACCTTCAGATTGCTGAGAAATGTGCTGGCATGCTCCAGTTTTCCTTTGATGTAAAAGGTGATCATCCCTGGACAGCCTGTGCTCTGTCTCTTTGTCAGCTCATGCTGAGGGTGAGATGGAAGACCTGTGGAGATAAAGAGATTGTCTGTCTATCCAGGTaaacaaaatttaaataatcaatGATGTTTTTCCCAAAACCACAGGATTTATTTTCATCAAACAGAAAAATAACATTTGGTTTCATTGTACAACTGAGCACTGCATCCCACTCTGACGTATGTGTATATTCATAcacatttgggtgattctcacgaaattagacttaagagtgtcatgaaacattttgataaaaatagTAAAAGCAAattaagagtatcaaaataagaagcatgcAGTTACatacatctcttcatgtactattttgcacatgatttcaaatgacatcatacaaaccaattttaatgttttttccacatttaaggggaaaattttgtgtccatgactggatttgggttctttgacatggaaatatttataattaaaaaatcaaaaaaataaaaagcttcagtgcatgttatactataaacatttacagtaaagaaacgtggtatttggtgattaacaataaggaatataaatgtgtccaagaagaCCAATTTTTTCAttctccgcaacaattttcaatcatcgtttaaagccctcaaggaactaacattttcaaaaaaaaaaattagttggaagggacataattgactgtgacactcaagatggatACCAGGTAAGCGGTTcttatttttctctccagataaaagttgaaattttgtttgtcatagtacctagacaacttttcagttctcattaccgaaacatgagtttggaaatgcatatatttaatgtaatatcatgttgcagtaattatcatttttgataatgataatgtaAATAAtcctataggaaatatttttaaatcctctaaaaataatggttatagtaagttcagaccttaatcttataagtgcaaaattaaaaaaatggcatcaagggctttttaaaaaatatgaccttctaaatctggatttcgtgagaatcacccatttgcattaagctggtctgtttatgtctttatttgCACCTCATCTTGTATTCGTACACATTTGCATTAAGCTGGTCTTTGCTTTTCTACTTCATACTTTGCACTtcattaaacatttatattcatttatgTACATGCTGCTATTTGCACTTCTGCTAACTGCGTTTCACTGCCTCTGCACAATGAGAATAAAGCTGAATCTAATCTACACCAAAGAGCATCATATGGGTGTGAAATAACGTGAGGGGAATTCATTGAAGACAGATTTACATCATTTGGCAATGTACACTGTTATGTAAGGTTAggataatataataaaaacctGGGAAGATAACTTTGTCCACCCTTGGGTCAGCCTCCAGAAACTTTGCCGCAGCCATTGCGTTCTTAAAGTGCTGCTTCATTCTCAGGTGCAGTGTCTTCAGACCTCGATTACACATGTAGCAGTCAAATGGGGAGGGCACAGCTCCGAGAGCTAAGGTATAGAAAACAGAAATTAAATATATTGTGCATGTATGCACTTTACTTTTAATTTTAGTAATTAATTTGTGATTTTTATGCCCTTAAAAGCAAAGTTCATGCTGTTGGCATACAGAGTCACTTTGTGATTTGTTGGCAGGACACGCAAGGTCGCATCTGTCATTAAGTTCTAAATCAACTGTGACTCTGTTGCTTTACAAATACCAAAAAAGCTATCAAAGCTAGTAATATGCTACGATCTGCTTTATCAAAAAATATCCATAACAGAATTGCTTATGGTGCCCATTACTGGTTAGTGGCCTCCTGACAGCTGTGTCTTTGTAGCACCCAAAAGACACACCAGATGGTTTTTAGAGTCatataatataacaaaatatAGCATTTGAGTATCTAAAGGATGCACTTGTGTTGTGCAATGAAATATTATACAATGTTTCTTTAGGGTTTTGGAAAGTATTATTTCAACCCCTTGCTGATGGACTCAGTTTTCAATTTTGTCCATAAATGTCGATTTATTTTAAAGGGTAAGAACTCTGATGTTATAAGAGTTATTTTATTGAACATTACTTTATAGCCCTTAATCTAAAGTTTTTAAAGTTTGACATCAATAATTTATGCCTCAGTATTGACCTCAGTAACATAAAAGACCTGCTGGCATATCtagcaaatataaatggtaTCAGATAAACTACTCACATCTTACATCTGAAAGGTTTTAGATTTGATTAAGGCCAGGAGAAAAGTCTTACCATTCTGCAAAAACTTAAGTCGTTCATAAAGGTCGTCACGGCTGACAGATATCAGGCCCATAACAACATCACTGTGACCTAAAATTACATAAAGAAATCTCAATTTTAAGCCACTGAATGTAGCTGAAATAAAAAGTTTGATTAATATGTTATCAGTACTATTACCGTTCATGTATTTTGTGGCAGAATACATGCAGATATCGGCTCCAAGGGCCAGGGGGCGCTGTTCAGTAGGGAAAAAAATAGTTGGGAAACTTCACAACTGCAATGAAATCTTCCAAGTACACACTCGCCtgccactttattaggtacacctgtTCAATTGCTTGTTAACACATATTGCTAACCAGCTAATCACATGACAACAACTGAATGAATTTAGGCATCTAGACGTAGTATTTTAAAAAACTGCAGatctactgggattttcatgcaaaacCATCTCTAGGGTTTATAGAGAATGGTCCGAAATAAAGAAACTATCCAATGAGTGGCAGTTGTGTTGTGTGGATGAAAATGCCTTTATGTCAGAGAAGAATGGGCAGACTGGTTTGAGGAAGAAGGGCAACAGTAACTCAAATAACCAAtcgttacaaccaaggtatgcagaATACCATCTCTGAACGCACCACAGGTCAAACCTTGAAGCAgatgggctacagcagcagaagACCACCACACCGAGTGCCACTCCTGTCAGCTAAGAACAGGAAACTTAGACTACAATTCGCACAAGCTTACCAAAATTGGACAATAGAAGACTGGAAAAGCAAttcctggtctgatgagtctcaatttcaGCTGTGACATTCAGAAGGTAGGGTCAGAATTTAAACAACATGAAAGCATGGATCTGTCCTGCTTGGTGGTGGTGTACTGGTGTGAGGGATATTTTTTAGCACAATTTGGGTCCCTTAGTACCAATTgagccacggcctacctgattGTTCTTGCTGACCATGTCTATCCCTTATGACTACAATGTACCCTTCTTCTGATGGCTACTttaagcaggataatgcactATGTTGCAAAGCTAAAATCATCTCagactggtttcttgaacatgacaatgagttcactgtactccAATGACCTCCACAGTCACCATATATCAATCCAATAGAGCacctttgggatgtggtggatcGGGAGATTTGCATTATGGATGATGCTACAATATGTACCAATATCTTTAAATCTATGccaaaaagaaataaagcagTTCTGAAAGTAAGATGGTCCAACCTGGTACTAGCTAGGTGTATCTAAAAAAAGGTGGCCGGTGAGTGTATAATCTTgtgtaacacaaaaaatacactATGTATTTGGCACTGGAACATATGTTTAGTAGCGACTTCAAATAAATAAGAAGGTACCAAATAAGTAGAATAAACAATACTGTGTATACCTGGAAGTAGGCTGACATGAAGGTATTGTCCACGACAACAATTGTGTCCTTGTTGTGCTCATGGACAATATCTGCACAAGCCTGAATGTCCACAACCTTCATAGTTGGATTTGTGGGAGTTTCAATCCATACCATCTGtagaaaaagaagaaaatagCCCATTAATATCCCATTCTAATATTAAGCTGTTTCAGTAGTGCACTTAAAGATATAAGTGTAGTTGTGTTAAAGGAAAACTCCAccgttttttaaatattttactttgttcttacctcaacttagatgaatttatacatacctatcttttttcaatgcgtgcacttttaatctttgtacagcgccttgtaaatgtgttagcagtagcctagccccattcattccttaggatccaatcagggatgaatttagaagcaaccaaacacttccatgttttccctatttaaagactgttacatgagtagttacacgagtaagtatggtggcataaaataaaacttttgtttggagccataggaatcaatggggctaggctaaatgccaacacattcaagcagcgctgtacaaagattaaaagtgcatgcataggtaagaacatagtaaaatattgaaaaacagttgTGTTATCCTTTAAAGGCAAAGCAATATACTGCACAAACATTTTGCAAAAGCCTTCTTTAATTAAAAGTCTAAAGCCAGGTGTACCTTTGTATTGGGTTTAAGAGCCGCCTTTAGCACCTCCAGCTTTGTAAAGTCTGCAAAGGACACATCAAGGCCCACTTCGGCTactatttttttgaaatatcgATTAGTACCTGGTTGAAAAAAAGATATAGACACACTGTGTCAGCTAGATGTCATTCATTTtctattaaagggacagttcacccaaaaatgaaaattctgtcattgtcatgttgttacaaacaaactgtataaatgtatttgttctgatgaacacgaaggaagatgtttttttgagaaatgtttgtaaccaaaccgttcatgagcctCATTctcttccatagtattattttttcctactaaggaAGTGAATATGGCTCATTATCCGTTTAATAAGAGTCACTCACCTCCATAGACATCATTCATGCACAAGATTCCATCTCCGGATTTAAAAAGATGTGTGATGGTCATTGTAGCAGCCAATCCAGACGCAACAGCGAGACCTATTAATGTCAAACAGATCAACAATAAGGTTTTCAAATTTGTTTAATTTACgtataataaaaaatgacattgtaTTGATTGGTGACTCACAGTATTGTGCACCATCCAAAGCAGCGACCGCTCGCTCAAGACAATTTCGAGTGGGATTTCCACTCCTGCTGTATTCAAAACCCTGAAACATTAGAAAAGGGTTAATACAGCCGACTGTACGTGCATCAATATGTTATATATCAATATAATATATTCAATATTGAATCCACgtaaataaaaagcataaatttgtgaATGACTCAATGAATAAGGTTCACACtgaaatatattattatatcacactgaaatattttattatgcaaaatattatTCACTTAGTTTGCCAGAAAACACGTGTGACAGTGTTACTTACAGTAAGCACAAAATAGTTATAGCAAGCCacgtgtttttatttttaacatctGGCTGTTCTCACGACTCGTCAACATACTTCCTGTCAGTCAGTTTACAGCATTTTTGCAGATAAACGGTAACTAATTTAGCGTAGTAATTAAACGCTCGACCTGAAGTTGTGTTagggtttaaataaaaatgtcaactttattttgtaaatgtgtaGTTTTTGTTACTGTGCCAGTGTAGTT
This Paramisgurnus dabryanus chromosome 7, PD_genome_1.1, whole genome shotgun sequence DNA region includes the following protein-coding sequences:
- the LOC135757885 gene encoding cystathionine gamma-lyase-like, translated to MASHAQNDISAGFLHEYKSFATDAVHAGSEPEQWNSLAVVPPISLSTTFKQHAPGKHAGFEYSRSGNPTRNCLERAVAALDGAQYCLAVASGLAATMTITHLFKSGDGILCMNDVYGGTNRYFKKIVAEVGLDVSFADFTKLEVLKAALKPNTKMVWIETPTNPTMKVVDIQACADIVHEHNKDTIVVVDNTFMSAYFQRPLALGADICMYSATKYMNGHSDVVMGLISVSRDDLYERLKFLQNALGAVPSPFDCYMCNRGLKTLHLRMKQHFKNAMAAAKFLEADPRVDKVIFPGLPSHPQHELTKRQSTGCPGMITFYIKGKLEHASTFLSNLKLFALAESLGGYESLAEHPAIMTHASVCEEERKELGINDTLIRLSVGLEDEDDIIADLDQALNAAHPKK